A genomic segment from Gammaproteobacteria bacterium encodes:
- a CDS encoding SDR family oxidoreductase — protein MGFLQGKRILIIGLASPRSIAAGVAEAMHREGAELAFNYQNDKLKPRVEEMAAGWGSKLVFPCDLSSDDSIAALFAELKKHWPKIDGIVHSAAFAPAGQLDGDYLDCVTREGFQIAHDISSYSFAALAKEARPMLSDNAALVTMSYLGAERALPNYNVMGVAKASLEANMRYMAASLGKQGVRVNAISAGPIRTLAASGVKSFRKMLSYYEAATPLRRNVTQLDVGNVAAFLCSDLAGGITGEVIHVDNGFFITAMPENELDN, from the coding sequence ATGGGTTTTCTGCAAGGTAAACGCATTCTTATCATCGGACTTGCCAGCCCTCGTTCTATTGCCGCTGGTGTTGCCGAGGCGATGCACCGCGAAGGGGCGGAGCTCGCGTTCAACTACCAAAACGACAAGTTGAAACCGCGCGTGGAAGAAATGGCGGCTGGCTGGGGTTCGAAGTTAGTTTTTCCGTGTGACTTGAGTTCGGATGACAGCATTGCTGCGTTATTCGCTGAACTGAAAAAACACTGGCCGAAGATTGACGGAATCGTACATTCTGCGGCCTTTGCGCCAGCGGGCCAGCTTGATGGCGACTATCTGGACTGTGTCACGCGTGAGGGCTTTCAAATTGCGCACGACATCAGTTCATATAGCTTTGCGGCACTGGCCAAAGAAGCTCGTCCAATGTTAAGCGACAATGCGGCACTGGTCACCATGTCCTATTTGGGCGCAGAACGTGCCTTACCGAATTATAACGTGATGGGCGTTGCCAAAGCGTCACTCGAAGCCAATATGCGCTATATGGCGGCAAGCCTCGGAAAACAGGGCGTGCGCGTGAACGCCATCTCAGCAGGCCCTATTCGTACATTGGCGGCATCAGGCGTAAAAAGCTTTCGAAAAATGTTGTCCTATTACGAAGCAGCAACACCTTTGCGCAGAAATGTTACCCAGCTTGACGTAGGCAATGTGGCTGCGTTCCTGTGTTCGGATTTGGCGGGCGGCATTACCGGTGAGGTCATTCATGTCGATAATGGCTTCTTCATCACCGCCATGCCTGAGAACGAACTTGATAACTAG
- a CDS encoding 30S ribosomal protein S9: MAVEQYYGTGRRKSSTARVFLTRGSGKITINDRSLEEYFGRETARMVVKQPLELTGLTESVDLKITVKGGGPTGQAGAIRHGITRALLAYDESLRPELRKAGYVTRDAREVERKKVGLHKARRRPQFSKR, from the coding sequence ATGGCTGTAGAACAATATTACGGAACGGGACGTCGCAAGAGTTCGACTGCGCGGGTGTTCTTGACCCGTGGAAGTGGGAAAATCACCATTAATGATCGTAGTCTGGAAGAGTACTTTGGCCGTGAAACGGCCCGGATGGTTGTCAAGCAACCATTAGAACTGACAGGGTTGACCGAATCGGTAGACCTCAAGATCACGGTTAAAGGTGGTGGACCGACAGGTCAAGCTGGTGCCATTCGCCATGGCATTACGCGCGCATTGTTGGCCTATGACGAGTCGCTGCGTCCAGAGTTGCGCAAAGCGGGTTACGTCACACGTGATGCGCGTGAAGTCGAGCGGAAGAAAGTTGGCCTGCACAAGGCACGTCGCCGCCCGCAGTTCTCTAAGCGTTAA
- a CDS encoding 50S ribosomal protein L13 has product MKTFSAKPETVKRDWYVVDATGKTLGRLASEIARRLRGKHKPEYTPHVDTGDYIVVINAEKVVVTGNKAKDKIYHRHTGYPGGLKSISFEKLIEKAPERVIANAVKGMLPKNPLGRAMFRKLKIYAGPEHKHHAQQPKPLDI; this is encoded by the coding sequence ATGAAAACCTTTAGTGCTAAGCCGGAAACTGTAAAGCGCGACTGGTATGTCGTTGATGCGACCGGCAAAACTTTGGGTCGCCTTGCCTCCGAAATCGCACGTCGTCTGCGTGGCAAGCATAAGCCAGAGTACACACCGCATGTGGACACTGGTGACTACATTGTTGTCATCAACGCAGAGAAAGTCGTGGTCACGGGCAACAAGGCGAAAGACAAAATTTATCACCGTCATACAGGTTACCCTGGAGGATTGAAGTCGATCTCTTTTGAAAAATTGATCGAAAAAGCGCCTGAGCGGGTGATCGCCAATGCGGTGAAAGGCATGTTGCCAAAGAATCCGTTGGGTCGGGCAATGTTCCGTAAATTGAAAATTTACGCTGGTCCGGAACACAAGCATCACGCCCAGCAGCCGAAGCCGCTGGACATCTGA